A genomic window from Armatimonadota bacterium includes:
- a CDS encoding YihY/virulence factor BrkB family protein, which produces MNRDEVAAAPAAAAQGTVAQAYAFGRDVAARFLEDDCLPMAATIAYYALLSIFPLLLGASALATFFLERQDVQAAISEALRAYLPPEAVAAVLRNVDEAVRARGTVGVAAIAVFLWSSSAVAGAARHSLNRVWGVGQERPFWRRKMLEIATTLLFGGILAASLSVSLTLSIVDRFIPASLSDAIHAIPGAGAGRVVIPLVLPMLVFLLAYRLLPNRPIRWRWLWPGALVATLLFEGARRVVFWGVETFTRYQLVYGSLAGVIVFLLWIYVVAAIFLLGAEVSRRAASPPPWPLHPGVTHAHDPAG; this is translated from the coding sequence GTGAACCGTGACGAGGTGGCGGCAGCCCCCGCTGCCGCCGCACAGGGCACCGTCGCTCAGGCCTACGCCTTCGGGCGCGACGTCGCGGCCCGCTTCCTGGAAGACGACTGCCTTCCGATGGCCGCCACGATCGCCTACTACGCGCTGCTGTCGATCTTCCCTCTCTTGCTCGGGGCCAGCGCGCTGGCGACGTTCTTCCTCGAGCGACAGGACGTGCAGGCCGCCATCTCCGAGGCGCTGCGGGCCTACCTCCCGCCGGAGGCGGTCGCCGCCGTCCTGCGCAACGTCGACGAGGCGGTCCGCGCGCGCGGCACGGTCGGTGTTGCGGCGATCGCGGTCTTTTTGTGGTCGTCCAGCGCGGTCGCCGGCGCGGCGCGCCACAGCCTCAACCGCGTGTGGGGCGTCGGGCAGGAGCGTCCGTTCTGGCGACGCAAGATGCTGGAGATCGCCACCACGCTGTTGTTCGGAGGCATCCTCGCGGCGTCCCTGTCGGTCTCACTGACCCTTTCGATCGTGGATCGCTTCATACCGGCCAGCCTGTCCGACGCCATCCACGCCATCCCTGGCGCGGGCGCGGGGCGGGTGGTCATCCCGCTCGTACTCCCCATGCTCGTCTTCCTGCTAGCATACCGTCTGCTCCCGAACCGTCCCATCCGGTGGCGGTGGCTGTGGCCCGGAGCGCTCGTTGCGACGCTGCTGTTCGAGGGAGCGCGGCGGGTCGTGTTCTGGGGCGTCGAGACCTTCACGCGCTACCAGCTCGTGTACGGATCGCTGGCCGGCGTGATCGTGTTCTTGCTGTGGATCTACGTGGTCGCCGCGATCTTCCTGCTGGGCGCCGAAGTCAGCCGGCGAGCCGCATCCCCTCCCCCCTGGCCCCTTCATCCCGGCGTGACCCACGCCCACGATCCTGCAGGCTAG